A genomic stretch from Aliidongia dinghuensis includes:
- the narI gene encoding respiratory nitrate reductase subunit gamma, which produces MAAFLNQALFGLYPYVALTVFLVGSVVRFDREQYTWRSGSSQLLRRKLLFVGSNCFHIGVLAILGGHFVGLLTPHELYLAMGLSVEAKQLMAMIVGGVFGALCFLGLTLLVYRRLADPRIRATSSRMDIAILLLLYAQLTLGLSSIFVSAHHLDGSEMLKLADWAQHIVTFQAGAADFVADVHPIFKLHIVLGMTIFLLFPFSRLVHIWSAPLGYVTRPYQLVRRRGGAAARRS; this is translated from the coding sequence ATGGCGGCGTTTCTCAATCAGGCCCTGTTCGGCCTCTATCCCTATGTCGCACTGACCGTGTTCCTGGTCGGCAGCGTCGTGCGCTTCGACCGGGAGCAGTACACGTGGCGTTCGGGCTCGAGCCAGCTCTTGCGCCGCAAGCTGCTGTTCGTCGGCAGCAACTGCTTCCACATCGGCGTGCTCGCCATCCTCGGCGGCCACTTCGTCGGCCTGCTGACGCCGCACGAGCTCTATCTCGCGATGGGGCTCTCGGTCGAGGCGAAGCAGCTGATGGCGATGATCGTCGGCGGCGTGTTCGGCGCGCTCTGCTTCCTCGGACTGACCTTGCTGGTCTACCGGCGCCTCGCCGATCCGCGCATCCGGGCGACGAGCAGCCGGATGGATATCGCGATCCTGCTGCTGCTCTATGCGCAATTGACGCTCGGCCTCAGCTCGATCTTCGTGTCCGCCCATCACCTGGACGGCTCGGAGATGCTGAAGCTCGCCGACTGGGCCCAGCACATCGTGACGTTCCAGGCCGGTGCTGCGGATTTCGTGGCCGACGTCCACCCGATCTTCAAGCTGCACATCGTGCTCGGCATGACGATCTTCCTGCTCTTCCCGTTCTCGCGACTGGTCCATATCTGGTCGGCGCCGCTCGGCTACGTCACCCGCCCCTACCAGCTCGTCCGCCGCCGCGGCGGCGCTGCCGCACGGAGGTCGTGA
- the narJ gene encoding nitrate reductase molybdenum cofactor assembly chaperone encodes MLTFKVLSALLAYPEPALVTEADRLIAVLEQEALLPPEHRQAIARFIDGLAGMAPLDAEERYVALFDRNRSLSLHLYEHVHGESRDRGQAMVQLAELYRLHGVEIDARELPDYLPLFLEFLSMLPLPAASSLLSEAVHVVAALTKRLTERSSPYAAVTAAVAALAARPAERAAVADVLEMLKPEADSLESLDRQWEEEAVRFSAAGGPDRAAVAASCGR; translated from the coding sequence ATGCTGACCTTCAAGGTGCTCTCGGCGTTGCTCGCCTATCCAGAACCCGCGCTCGTGACCGAGGCGGACCGCCTGATTGCCGTTCTGGAACAGGAAGCCCTGCTGCCGCCCGAGCATCGGCAGGCGATCGCCCGGTTCATCGACGGTCTCGCCGGCATGGCTCCGCTCGACGCCGAGGAGCGCTATGTCGCGCTGTTCGACCGGAACCGCTCGCTGTCGCTGCATCTCTACGAGCATGTCCATGGCGAGTCCCGCGACCGCGGCCAGGCCATGGTCCAGCTGGCCGAGCTCTATCGGCTGCACGGCGTCGAGATCGACGCGCGCGAGCTGCCCGATTATCTGCCGCTGTTCCTCGAGTTCCTGTCGATGCTGCCCTTGCCCGCAGCGTCGTCGCTGCTGAGCGAGGCTGTCCATGTCGTGGCGGCACTCACGAAGCGGCTGACGGAGCGCAGCAGCCCCTATGCGGCGGTGACGGCGGCAGTCGCGGCACTCGCCGCCAGGCCTGCCGAGCGCGCGGCGGTCGCCGACGTGCTGGAGATGCTGAAGCCCGAGGCCGACAGCCTCGAGTCGCTCGACCGGCAGTGGGAGGAAGAGGCAGTGCGCTTCAGCGCCGCCGGCGGGCCTGACCGGGCGGCCGTGGCGGCGAGCTGTGGGAGGTAA
- a CDS encoding flavin reductase family protein gives MKPLSLSKVYRLIEPGPVVLLTTAMEGRANVMTLSWHMMVEFEPPRLACVVTWGDHSFAALRETAECVIAVPGVELAPLVVQIGNCSGRDVDKIATFGLETQAAERVAPPLLPQCFANLECRVVDATLAERFNLFVLEVVKAWTDPAVAETRIFHHHGCGEFSVDGERIRLESRMR, from the coding sequence ATGAAGCCGCTTTCGCTGTCGAAGGTTTACCGGCTGATTGAGCCGGGTCCTGTCGTGCTGCTGACGACCGCCATGGAAGGCCGGGCGAACGTCATGACGCTCTCCTGGCACATGATGGTCGAGTTCGAGCCGCCGCGGCTCGCCTGCGTCGTCACCTGGGGCGACCATAGTTTCGCGGCCCTGCGCGAGACGGCCGAATGCGTCATCGCCGTCCCCGGCGTCGAACTCGCCCCACTCGTGGTCCAAATCGGCAATTGCTCCGGTCGCGACGTCGACAAGATCGCGACGTTCGGGCTCGAGACCCAGGCGGCCGAACGCGTGGCGCCGCCGCTGCTGCCGCAATGTTTCGCCAATCTGGAATGCCGCGTCGTCGACGCCACGCTCGCCGAACGCTTCAACCTGTTCGTGCTCGAGGTCGTCAAGGCCTGGACCGATCCGGCGGTGGCGGAGACCAGGATCTTCCATCACCACGGCTGCGGCGAATTCTCGGTCGATGGCGAGCGGATCCGGCTCGAATCGCGCATGCGCTGA
- a CDS encoding DUF1476 domain-containing protein, with amino-acid sequence MTMFEDRERAAEKEFVQQRELPFKIIARRNRLLGLWAAGQLGLTGEAAAAYAAGLVDAEVTAPGDDAIIQKVSSDLKALGDPAVAEVATRLRQYAAEATKELGGETAS; translated from the coding sequence ATGACGATGTTCGAAGACCGCGAACGGGCGGCGGAGAAAGAGTTCGTCCAGCAGCGGGAGCTGCCGTTCAAGATCATCGCGCGGCGCAACAGGCTGCTCGGCCTCTGGGCGGCCGGGCAGTTGGGCCTGACCGGCGAAGCCGCGGCCGCTTATGCCGCGGGCTTGGTCGATGCGGAAGTGACGGCCCCCGGCGACGACGCCATCATCCAAAAGGTCTCGAGCGATCTCAAGGCCCTGGGCGATCCGGCGGTGGCCGAAGTCGCGACGCGCCTTCGGCAATATGCCGCTGAGGCGACCAAGGAGCTGGGTGGCGAGACTGCCTCCTAA
- the mobB gene encoding molybdopterin-guanine dinucleotide biosynthesis protein B — protein MKVFGIIGGCRGKAGLVQGLVRHLTAKGLTVSTIKRVGDDLDLDRPGKDTYCQREAGARQIIVANSFRWALMHERTDLFDEPEVEPLVARLDPVDLVLVEGFRLAPYPKIEVVMAGSDRRRQQLDDPTVIALASDLPLELPSDCFDLGDITGIARFIERHAARFRAAVPA, from the coding sequence ATGAAGGTCTTCGGCATCATCGGCGGCTGTCGCGGCAAGGCGGGGCTGGTGCAAGGTCTCGTCCGGCATCTGACGGCGAAGGGGCTGACCGTCTCCACGATCAAGCGTGTCGGCGACGACCTCGATCTCGACCGGCCGGGCAAGGATACCTATTGCCAGCGCGAGGCCGGGGCGCGGCAGATCATCGTCGCCAACAGCTTCCGCTGGGCGCTCATGCATGAGCGGACCGACCTGTTCGACGAGCCGGAGGTCGAGCCGCTCGTCGCCCGGCTCGACCCGGTCGACCTGGTCCTGGTCGAAGGCTTCCGCCTGGCGCCCTATCCGAAAATCGAAGTCGTCATGGCGGGCTCGGATCGCCGGCGTCAGCAACTCGATGATCCGACGGTGATCGCGCTCGCCAGCGACTTGCCGCTCGAGCTGCCGAGCGACTGCTTCGACCTTGGCGACATCACCGGGATCGCGCGCTTCATCGAGCGGCATGCCGCCCGGTTCCGCGCCGCGGTGCCGGCATGA
- a CDS encoding peptidylprolyl isomerase — METVVVNGIEIPARSIASEMQFHPAPSQAHAWTAAATALVVRELLLQEARRLGVEAEPDAPNEEEALIAALLAREVTTPEPDETACRRYWTANPAKFRAPDVYEAAHILFPAASDDEAARLEAKKAAAETLALLLRDPSRFAALARERSACPSGAAGGLLGQQSRGDLVPELETFILELREDQICPVPVATRYGYHILRLDRLARGTTVPFEAAHGRIERELAGRSWQRAVSQYIRILAGRSQIDGLALDGAQTPLVQ; from the coding sequence ATGGAGACTGTCGTCGTCAACGGGATCGAGATCCCGGCCCGCTCGATCGCGAGCGAAATGCAGTTCCATCCGGCGCCAAGCCAGGCGCACGCCTGGACCGCCGCGGCGACGGCGCTCGTCGTCCGCGAGCTCCTGCTGCAGGAAGCCCGTCGCCTCGGTGTCGAGGCCGAACCGGACGCTCCGAACGAGGAGGAGGCGCTGATCGCGGCACTACTCGCGCGGGAGGTCACGACGCCGGAGCCGGACGAGACAGCCTGCCGGCGCTACTGGACGGCCAATCCCGCGAAGTTCCGCGCCCCGGACGTCTATGAGGCGGCCCATATCCTGTTCCCCGCCGCATCGGACGACGAGGCGGCCCGTCTCGAGGCGAAGAAGGCTGCGGCGGAGACGCTGGCACTGCTGCTGAGAGACCCGTCGCGCTTCGCCGCGCTGGCGCGCGAGCGCTCGGCCTGTCCCTCCGGCGCTGCGGGCGGCCTGCTCGGACAGCAGAGCCGCGGCGACCTGGTGCCCGAACTCGAGACCTTCATCCTCGAGCTTCGCGAAGACCAGATCTGCCCGGTACCCGTGGCGACCCGCTACGGCTACCACATCCTCAGGCTCGACCGGCTCGCCCGCGGCACCACCGTGCCGTTCGAGGCGGCGCACGGGCGGATCGAGCGGGAGCTCGCCGGCCGGTCCTGGCAGCGCGCCGTCAGCCAATACATCCGCATCCTGGCCGGCCGGTCGCAGATCGACGGATTGGCGCTCGACGGCGCCCAGACGCCGCTCGTGCAATAG
- a CDS encoding NnrS family protein: MSATAGHAAADRRPVVWAQGFRPFFLATAFWAVFALAVWIGMLETGTALPSRFDPLSWHIHEMLFGFVMAGVGGFLLTAIANWTHRPPVHGLALALLALAWLIGRIACMVSSLLPSWQAVALDLAFPAALLATAAHEIVAGRNWRNLPMLLSVAVLGVANLLMHLEATGAAVPAGIGWRLGIAAMVVLVSVIAGRIVPTFTRNWLTKRGATVLPPERGLIDRSALGTLHAGLIGWALWPAFAPIGALLLGAAALNAWRLARWRGLATRAEPLLLILHVGYGWMVAGTALLGCSILADTVPETAALHTLTTGAFGTMILAVMTRATLGHTGRALTASRWTVGIYAAVTLAALSRIAAALGWGPDRVVLDLSATLWGIAFCLFLACYGPMLVSAKRGA, from the coding sequence ATGAGTGCCACCGCCGGTCACGCGGCGGCCGACCGCCGGCCCGTCGTCTGGGCGCAAGGCTTCCGCCCGTTCTTTCTCGCCACGGCGTTCTGGGCCGTCTTCGCCCTTGCGGTCTGGATCGGCATGCTCGAGACGGGGACGGCCCTGCCGAGCCGGTTCGATCCGCTCTCCTGGCACATCCATGAGATGCTGTTCGGCTTCGTGATGGCGGGGGTCGGCGGCTTCCTGCTGACCGCGATTGCCAACTGGACCCATCGGCCGCCGGTCCACGGCCTGGCCTTGGCGCTGCTCGCCCTCGCCTGGCTCATCGGCCGCATCGCCTGCATGGTGTCGAGCCTGCTTCCGTCATGGCAGGCGGTGGCGCTCGACCTCGCCTTTCCCGCGGCCCTGTTGGCGACGGCCGCGCACGAGATCGTGGCAGGCCGGAACTGGCGCAACCTGCCGATGCTCCTGTCGGTCGCCGTCCTGGGCGTCGCCAACCTGCTGATGCATCTCGAGGCGACCGGGGCCGCCGTGCCTGCCGGGATCGGCTGGCGCCTCGGCATCGCCGCGATGGTCGTGCTGGTCTCCGTCATCGCCGGCCGGATCGTGCCGACCTTCACGCGCAATTGGCTGACAAAGCGCGGCGCCACCGTCCTGCCGCCCGAGCGCGGGCTGATCGATCGCTCTGCATTGGGCACGCTGCACGCCGGCCTCATCGGCTGGGCGCTATGGCCCGCGTTTGCGCCGATCGGCGCGCTGCTGCTCGGTGCCGCCGCGCTGAACGCGTGGCGGCTCGCACGCTGGCGCGGCCTTGCGACCCGCGCGGAGCCGTTGCTGCTCATTCTGCACGTCGGCTACGGCTGGATGGTTGCCGGCACCGCCTTGCTCGGCTGCTCGATACTCGCCGATACCGTGCCCGAAACGGCGGCGCTCCACACGCTGACGACCGGCGCCTTCGGCACGATGATCCTCGCGGTCATGACCCGCGCCACGCTCGGCCACACCGGCCGCGCTCTGACGGCCAGCCGCTGGACCGTCGGCATCTATGCCGCCGTCACGCTCGCAGCGCTCTCGCGCATCGCGGCCGCGCTCGGCTGGGGACCGGACCGGGTCGTCCTCGACCTGTCGGCGACCCTGTGGGGGATTGCGTTCTGCCTGTTCCTCGCGTGCTACGGGCCGATGCTGGTTTCCGCCAAGCGGGGAGCTTAG
- the narH gene encoding nitrate reductase subunit beta, with translation MKIRAQIAMVLNLDKCIGCHTCSVTCKNVWTSRDGVEYAWFNNVETKPGIGYPKEWENQKKWNGGWVRDAKGRLRPRLGGKFRVLAKIFMNPDLPEIDDYYEPFTYDYAHLQTAGLSQAAPTARPRSVITGQQMEKIEWGPNWEEILGGEFSKRSKDQNFEAVEKEIYGQFENTFMMYLPRLCEHCLNPACVAACPSGSIYKREEDGIVLIDQDKCRGWRMCVSACPYKKIYYNWESGKAEKCIFCYPRIEAGQPTVCSETCVGRIRYLGVMLYDADRIEAAASTPKETDLYQAQLDIFLDPHDPQVIAQARADGVPEAWLAAARQSPVYKMAIDWKIAFPLHPEYRTLPMVWYVPPLSPIQAQAEAGTLGTNGVIPDVSKLRIPLRYLANLLTAGNEWPVKRALERLLAMRAFMRARHVDGVEATQVLDQVGLDRALVEDMYKILAIANYEDRFVIPTTHREYAENAFDLKSSCGFSFGNGCSSGTTEFGLFGKPKHEHGVKQTVEMP, from the coding sequence ATGAAAATCCGTGCCCAGATCGCGATGGTCCTGAACCTGGACAAGTGCATCGGCTGCCATACCTGCTCGGTCACCTGCAAGAACGTCTGGACCAGCCGCGACGGCGTCGAATACGCCTGGTTCAACAATGTCGAGACCAAGCCCGGCATCGGCTATCCCAAGGAGTGGGAAAACCAGAAGAAATGGAACGGCGGCTGGGTGCGCGACGCGAAGGGCCGGCTCCGGCCGCGCCTTGGCGGCAAGTTCCGGGTGCTGGCCAAGATCTTCATGAATCCGGACCTGCCAGAGATCGACGACTATTACGAGCCGTTCACCTACGACTATGCCCATCTGCAGACCGCGGGCCTGAGCCAGGCGGCGCCGACGGCACGGCCGCGCTCGGTCATCACCGGCCAGCAGATGGAAAAGATCGAGTGGGGCCCGAACTGGGAGGAGATCCTGGGCGGCGAGTTCTCGAAGCGCAGCAAGGATCAGAACTTCGAGGCCGTCGAAAAGGAGATCTACGGCCAGTTCGAGAACACCTTCATGATGTACCTGCCGCGGCTCTGCGAGCATTGCCTCAACCCGGCCTGCGTCGCAGCCTGCCCCTCGGGCTCGATCTATAAGCGCGAGGAGGACGGCATCGTTCTCATCGACCAGGACAAGTGCCGCGGCTGGCGCATGTGCGTCAGCGCCTGCCCGTACAAGAAGATCTATTACAACTGGGAGAGCGGGAAGGCTGAGAAGTGCATCTTCTGCTATCCGCGCATCGAGGCGGGCCAGCCGACGGTCTGCTCCGAGACCTGTGTCGGCCGCATCCGCTACCTGGGCGTCATGCTCTATGACGCCGACCGGATCGAGGCTGCGGCAAGCACCCCCAAGGAGACCGACCTCTACCAGGCGCAGCTCGACATCTTCCTCGACCCGCACGACCCGCAGGTGATCGCCCAGGCACGCGCCGACGGCGTACCGGAGGCCTGGCTCGCGGCGGCGCGGCAATCGCCGGTCTACAAGATGGCGATCGACTGGAAGATCGCCTTCCCGCTCCACCCGGAATACCGCACGTTGCCGATGGTCTGGTACGTGCCGCCGCTCTCGCCGATCCAGGCCCAGGCGGAGGCCGGCACGCTCGGCACCAACGGCGTCATTCCCGATGTCAGCAAGCTCCGCATCCCGCTGCGCTATCTCGCCAACCTCTTGACCGCAGGCAACGAGTGGCCGGTCAAGCGGGCGCTTGAACGGCTGCTCGCCATGCGCGCCTTCATGCGCGCCCGCCATGTCGACGGCGTCGAGGCGACCCAGGTGCTGGACCAGGTCGGGCTCGACCGCGCGCTGGTCGAGGACATGTACAAGATCCTGGCGATCGCGAACTACGAGGACCGCTTCGTCATCCCGACGACCCATCGCGAATATGCCGAGAACGCCTTCGACCTCAAGAGCTCGTGCGGCTTCAGCTTCGGCAACGGCTGCTCGAGCGGCACGACCGAGTTCGGCCTGTTCGGCAAGCCGAAGCACGAGCACGGCGTGAAGCAGACGGTGGAGATGCCGTGA